A single genomic interval of Gopherus evgoodei ecotype Sinaloan lineage chromosome 11, rGopEvg1_v1.p, whole genome shotgun sequence harbors:
- the LOC115660024 gene encoding testis-specific serine/threonine-protein kinase 6-like, translating into MSGGSPGDKVLGNLGYKLGQTLGEGSYSKVRVATSAKYKGPLAIKVVDRHRAPPDFVNKFLPRELSILRVIRHPHIVRIFEFIEVCNGKLYIVMEAASTDLLQLVQRLGKLPCVPDARDIFGQIVGAVCYLHDRNLVHRDLKCENVLLTSDGRRAKLTDFGFGKEACGYPNLSTTYCGSAAYASPEVLLGIPYDAKKYDIWSLGVVLYVMVTGCMPFDDTHILSMPRRQKKGVLYPDGLPPLPEPCKTLITQLLQFSPASRPGVGQVAKNSWLKGDV; encoded by the coding sequence ATGTCAGGGGGCTCCCCAGGGGATAAGGTGCTGGGTAATCTGGGCTACAAGTTGGGCCAGACCCTGGGTGAGGGCAGTTATTCTAAGGTGAGGGTGGCCACCTCAGCCAAGTACAAAGGCCCACTAGCCATCAAGGTGGTGGATCGGCACCGGGCACCCCCCGACTTTGTAAACAAGTTTTTGCCACGGGAACTCTCCATCCTGCGAGTGATCCGGCATCCTCACATTGTACGGATTTTTGAGTTCATCGAGGTCTGCAATGGGAAACTCTACATCGTGATGGAAGCAGCGTCCACTGATCTGCTCCAGCTGGTGCAGCGACTGGGGAAACTACCTTGTGTCCCTGATGCCCGGGACATCTTTGGACAGATCGTGGGTGCCGTGTGCTACCTGCATGACCGGAACCTGGTGCACCGGGACCTCAAGTGTGAGAACGTCTTGCTCACCTCTGATGGCCGCCGGGCAAAGCTCACTGACTTTGGCTTTGGCAAAGAGGCATGTGGCTACCCAAACCTGAGCACCACCTATTGCGGATCAGCTGCCTATGCCTCCCCCGAGGTGCTGCTGGGCATTCCCTATGACGCCAAGAAGTACGACATATGGAGCTTGGGGGTGGTGCTATATGTGATGGTGACTGGCTGCATGCCCTTCGACGACACCCACATCCTCAGCATGCCCCGCCGCCAGAAGAAGGGTGTCCTCTACCCTGACGGTCTTCctcctctgcctgagccctgcaaaaCCCTCATCACCCAGCTACTCCAGTTCAGTCCAGCTTCCCGGCCTGGGGTGGGACAAGTGGCCAAGAACAGCTGGCTGAAAGGGGATGTCTAA